From the genome of Gambusia affinis linkage group LG04, SWU_Gaff_1.0, whole genome shotgun sequence:
ATGAGCCACCATGCCAAGAAGACCTGAGATCAAATATATAGTAGAGCCACTGTCAGATCACCTGGTTCATGTCACAGTCAAAAAAGGTACCGAACTTCTCAGACATGGGATGATTTGTTTCCAGAAATGCATTTGAATACTTAAATGtagagttttacattttaattgatcGTAAAACAAGCTGAAAGTACCTGAGAGCACCGTGAAGACGGCAGCAAAGGCGTTGAGCTTGAGCCCATCAATTACGTTGCTGGAGTGGACCAGCTCCATGCACATGAGGCTGAAGCCCACCATCAGCAGCAAAATGTACAACATCTCAGAAACCACAGATAGCCACAGcattcctgtaaaaaaaaaatgtaattaccaAGTACAATTCAGTAAAATACTCATGATTAGAactctaaaatttaaaaaaaaaaatcaaacattaaaatcaacacagaaCCTCAACCAATTTCTAGGCCGTATGAAGAATCTGGAAAATACATTCAGCTTTTTGACAACATATGAAGATCAAAATATAATGTCAGACTGCTGATGATTTTAATGCTTAGTATATTACTCTGGTAGAGaaagtaaatatgttaaatatccCAAAATTGTGTGAACTCacccttttttaaaacagaggCTGCCCAAGGCCCTATGATTATGTCCAGGGCCTCCAAAGTATCAGGGCCCTCCTATAAATGCTATACTAtagataacatttttaaatacttgtATGGCGAGAATGAGAACATCATTAAATATGACTGCAGCATAGATCAATGCAGATAATACTTtgaattgtttacatttttaccaaatatttaagGGAAATGGCAAACATATAttgccatatatatatatatatatatatatatatatatatatatatatatatatatatatatatatatatatatatatatatatatatatatatatatatatatctaacaCACATAAGAAACGGATTTCTTGTCataaaaatttgacatttgacaaacattttcttaataatTTTCACCAGTTGATCGGTGATGACCCATTAACCCTCGACTCAAAACCTCTAGGCGTGACTGTAGACATAGCCTATAGCACAAATCCTGCCACGCAATTCAGTTGTCTCCATAGCAACCCCTAGTTTCCATAGGGGAGAATGCTTACCTCTCTCTAAAGTATCACATGATTTTATTGAGTTTTCATACGTCAGATCATCTTTGGCTTGAGGACAGTTTGTAAAATACTTTATGTGTATGCAACATTTTGGTAGGAAATTACCTCATTATATTGGTAAAAATTATCAATTTTTCAATTTTGGACAGCAATAATCTTTCAAATCTTTCAGGTTTGAGACAGATCCAATCCCGTTTTACTTAAAGGTTAAGAGATCACAAATTGGCTTTATACTCAGATTTCATcgatatgagaaaaaaaaaaaaaatctttaaagcttTTGCCACACACGTTTTAACTCTGAGCCAAAGCTCCTTAGCAACATGGCATTATGAGGTAAATaggaataaaagaagaagaagaaaaaacaattcaGGCTTTTTACAggacatttaatttcatttttagtattttgcCTTCCAGTTTGAACCATAACCTACAAGATACCTGTCTAAAGACTTGTAGCATTACAGTTACAGTGAAAGTCAAAACTTAACTGGGAATTATAAATCCAACTTAACTCTGTTCCAGGTGGAAAACTATTGGGAAAACTAGTGGGATTTATTCTGTGCTCATTGTCTAAGCCCATTATGCAATATAAGTCTTTAGTAACTATTGCTAGTTGGTGGAAAGTGTAACTGCTTCAGTGGGAAGCAAAGACATTCATGCAAAATGCTCtcttcatttaatatttaatatttcagataaaaagtaaataaccAGTCAAGaaaacctgagtaaatacaaaaagttacaaaagCTTATAAATTCTGATTTCATTTCGTATCTTGGTAAAAACATCCAAACCAAAACGTACAGGCTCCATGTGAAAAAGTCAGGAGGGTTTTTGATCACGAATGGTCTGCTTAAGATCCAGCCACAGATCCTCAATCAGATTTTGAACTTGACCGTTGATGGTCAGACATCAAGTTATGTTACTGTTTGGTATGagagaaatattcaaaatgcaTCACCCTACCAACACCATGTTCGACTGTCACCAGTACATATTCTGTCAGTGTACAGAATATCTTCTAAAAGGTCTTGAGGATCACCACAATGTTTTCTGGGAAATGTGAGTTTAACTTTTGTGCTCATTTTGGTCAGATAGCTTAAGTCTTTCCAACCCCCAGTCTCTTTCATGTGGTTTAAACATGAACTCTAGCCACTCTACCTGCAGACTGCAGAGCCCTAAATGTTGTTCTGTGCTCTTGGACGAGTCGTTGATGAACTAAAACAGAGTTAATCTGGTAGGCAAACCACTCCTGCAAAGGTTCACCATCGTTCCATGTTTTCCCCCTTTGGTGACAATACTGAGCAGCATTGTTATTACTGGAGTCTCCAAACCTTCTTACAGACTAACACATTTGCAGGTCTGAGAGTGAGCAAGTCTGAATGTAGCCTTTGAATTTAAACCCCCAAAATTTTGTTGATCACAGTTCTTTTAACATGGGAGGTGATTTTTCTCACACAGAGTTAGATCGGTTTGGATAGTTTTTGTccattattaattaaaatcatCACTTGACAACTGCACTTTGAATTTGCTCAGGTTATTTCTGTCTGATGTTCAAttgtgtttgatgatctgaagcatttaagtacaataaaaaaaacagcaaagacagaaaacactttttatagCATAAGTAGATAGTCACCTTTCTCTGATGCAGGAGCTAAATCGATGAAACTTCGGCATCTTTCACCTTCAaggcagaattaaaaaaaattgagtgGTGATGGCACTGTGTGTagtacaaacattttccacatgcGGACATGATTGAGATTCgataaatgacaaaattcaaagaaaaccaCCTCAAGATCACGAACAAAAACATTGCAGATTTTAGTCAAGTCTTTAATGCCTCTTCAATTCCTGGTTTCATTCCAGGTCGAGTTGACAAGATCAGCTGAGAGTGTGATCTGGCAAAGtcttaagtaaaaacaaataaaataatcacagttCATAAGTTCAAGAAGGAATAAACTCCACGTGGAAGATAAGACATATGACAGAGATGGTCCTtttctgacctcccattcagtGTCGCCAGATGGTGTGCTGGCAGAGCTGCTCAATCTGGTTCAGAAAAATACAGGCAGTGTAAAACCAATCACAGATGTTCAAAACTGTGACATCCCTTGTGGCAGTTCaacaaacaggacagaaaaaagACCTCTGACACCACAGATTTCTGCACGTATATCTGAGCAGATTCCTTCTGCCATCAATCAGGCCTCGCATGTTGCTGGATTTGTTGTAAGTGGAACTGTTTAATCAGGTGGGCGGCAACAGCTGTTGCTGAGGAAAAACTCATCAAGGCCCCGAGTTACATAATCCTCATTAACTTGAGCGGGTCAGATGAAAACATGTCTGCAAGGACATGAAACAGCTCCAATCTGGCCAGACATTAAAAAGTCTCGCTctttcagaattattttcagCTGTCAAATAGGTTTGCTTTAcgtttctataaaaaaaataagcttaattaactaactaaataaaacttacaTGTGCAACTTCATGCCAAAACACTTACTGTGTTTTAAATGGCACAATGCTGGTGGTTGTTTTGGCCAGGAATTAAAAGTGAAACGCAACTGGTCAAAATATAATGTTgcaatttattgtaaaatgaaCAGACTTTAATGTGGTttgccatgttttaaaaattatttatcatacCAGGGTTTATCCTTTTCCTGGATTACTGGACAATAgattactggaaaaaaatgactatattataaatgttttttttgtttgttttttttttaacagaagatTACCATAAAAagcaatgttattttttcacaatacATAACAGCATAGTGCaatattttttcctcctgtgactctgtgtaaaaaaatattttttctgcaggGCAGCTAAGATGAACAAACCAATAAACAATTTTGGCTTGGACGGATTCTCCTTCTTTGCCGTACATTTCTGGCAATATTTTACCataattttggcttttttaattttttacagtctAGTTTATCATAAAAGTACTATTATTGGTTTGGTCAACAGCTACAAAGAAGACTAATACATAACTTTAGCTTCTTTACACTTTTTTcaatatctaataaaataaattgcattcgtagactgaaaaattaaataagtgcaaaaaagaaaacaacaaacaacttaATGGATATTTAGTACAGACGGTCTCACGGGGTTTACATTTTAGAAACCAGGTGATGGCTTTAAAACAACTATGGTgcgaaaataatttaattgtgaTACTAAAATAGAGCtaaacagcaataaataaataaaaaatagaggaTTTTATAGAACTTAAAAAGAgctcaaaatttgaaaatgaaattaaacacGGGGTTTTCAGACAGgcttttaaattctgaaaagtaCTTAACAAGAACTTTACATAACAATATAcccatataaaataaataaataaatatgtaaagttAGGACATGACTGAAGatacaaaaaatatgcattctaaaatacttttcaaCTTTCCAGAATCAAGCTCAGTTATCTTTATCATGCCGGAATGACTTATTCCACGTCCACACAGCCCCCCACACAGACCTGCTCTTACTTTCATCGTGGATGTTCTCCTCGCATGAGTACCAAATGCCGGTGTGAAACTGTCGGAACAGGAACCTGTCATCCCCGGTCTCCCAGCTGTACACCACCTTGTTGGGGTCCGTTTCGTTCACTCCGTAGTCTATGCACTGGTGCGTCCGCAGCTTGCTGCATTTGGGTTTGGGCACCCGCTGCGTCCCCACGCACCAGTAGGTGGTGATGAAGGCAGTGATGGCGAAGAACAGGGCAAAGAAGTTCAGGCTGACCGACAGGAGGGTCCTCGTCTTCATTGTCCGGGTGAGGGATGCACGAGCCTCAGCAGCGTCAGCGGCGCGCGCAGGACCCAGACGTTCATGGGTGCTAGGTGGAAGAGCCGCACGAGCGCACCAGGTGAGAAGACTGTCCCATTGGACACCCGAAAAGTTGCCAAATACTGTCCACGGACAGGCTACATCTCCATCAAGGAGCTCAGGCAGGAGACAAAGTGATTCATTTCCAATTTCCACCTAATTCACACGCGTTTCACCACGAGCCTGCTCGGACGTCACGTTGTCAGAGGATTTGACGCTCGTTTGCATCAGCGTGGGATTTTCTCCTCGTGCCCTCCTCTGGCTGCCGCTGTCATTAGGACCTTCCTCTCCCTCAATCCATCATAAACTGCTTGCCAAATGCAGGCGATTATCAGAGCGAGAATAGATACAACCGAACCACCATGTAGCTCACAAGAAAACGgttcccatttttatttttattttattttattttatgaaagttGTCCATGTAATGCGTAATAACAGAAGTCATCATGGTTTTACCATTTTATCAACTTAATTACTGTTTTCTCCTGATCACAAAGAGGAAATGTTAAATGGTTTTGGCCAAGCCACCTTTAGAGGCTGTTATAGCAGCAGGACTTTTGGGCTCCATCTGTATTTATGCTCTACTGATTTTTCTTCCCTATTCCTTTTTCCAAAAAAGTTCAAGCTGAGTGGTATTAGAAAGTCTTGCCACTGATTACCGAATCAGTCTGGGCAGGTCTGGgcaggtctgggctttgacttgGCCACTCTAACACATCAATATACTTTGTTTCTAAACATTTCACTACAACTACAAGGTTGATGTCACTGTCCTGCTGCATGGTGAACCTTCTCCAAAAGcacagttgttgttgttttgttttgtttttttggttcttGAGCAGGTTTTGTTTCCTGGGTTACCATGTGAAGcgccatccatcttcccatcaattCGGACCAGCCTCCCTTGTCATTCTTTGAAAAGtattcccacagcataatgGTACCAGTACTATCAAGTTGGAGATAATGTACTCAGGGTGCTCggtgaaataaaactgacataGATCTGAAGCCAAGaaccagtttaaaatgaaacaggATTGCACCCACTTTGGTCTCTTTTAACAAAAGTTGGAGGTTTCTGGTTTGCGTGAAAGCGTGATTCAACCTGTCCAGACTGGTTTGGATAGATTTGTTATCATATCAGATAAAATCATCACTTGAAAGCAGATTTTTGCCTTCACCCTGATTAATCTAGTTAATCATTGTCTTACATAAACATTTACTTGATAATATGAagttttaatgtgagaaaaaaaaaagaagaagcaaaaacagaaaaatttgtAGTGGGAAAAATACTTTCTCATGAATGTTGGAGTAATGAACGAATGTTGTGcaatttttgtctttggcaaagcTTGTAACAGCTGAGTCAAAACTTGTAACATCTCACTGGTGGAGTCGTCCGTCCAGTTCTTTCGAAGTGAATGTAATCATGAGCACAATAGTCGGTGGTAATTAATCCCAGGGTAGATGTGTGTTTGCCTATAGATAACATCAGCCTAATCCCAAACTGACGAGAATGAAGGGAAATTAGAATCTGACCAGAGAAAGACGGACCAGGACAGAGAGAGAAGATAAGGAAGGATAAAGGCTTAAGGGAAATGAATTTGAAGCAGGTATTCACTGTGAATTAAAATGTAAGACTCAGCAAGACCAAATTAAAAATGCTACACTTTGACTTTTTAGTGATTCCCGATTATACAATGTTCAAGAGTGTGCATAAGCAGTCCACTCTCATGACTCTGTGGCATTAACTAAACCTATTAAAATCCTTGCacactaattatttttaaatcccccacagaaagtgtttaaactttttctcCTTGAACTGAGCTTAATTTCTGAGTGTTTTCGGAGAAGCTGACCTGTGCTCTGTTGTTCAGCGGGAGAATCTGTGCAGTTTCCTGCAGGCTGAACTGAAGGAGACCTGCTGATTTTCAGTGTGAATATAGAAGTCATTTGAGCTGGTATTTATGACCCCAATATAAACTGGGTCGTCAGACAGGTCTAACATGCGAGTTACCTCAGCGGTATGCCAACTTCTTTAACCCCAGAGGCTAATTCTTGCTCCAACGCCTCGATGAAAACTCATAAATAAGGTCAGGACTGTCAGCTAAGGTGCTGCAAATACTGAAGAACAAGCTGCCAGTGATACTGGTAGTATTTAAGATTTTTAGTAATGCACTCCCATGAGCACAAATTGACTAATATAATAGGCATTACATTAGTTAAACCTTTCAGACCAGCAATAAATGTCACCAAATAAATACAGTTAAGCCTAAAATTAGTCACACCATTagaagatttgttgtttttccatttagGCATTaagtttaatatatttttttgaaagcgTTTTAAATGGA
Proteins encoded in this window:
- the LOC122829264 gene encoding germ cell-specific gene 1-like protein; the protein is MKTRTLLSVSLNFFALFFAITAFITTYWCVGTQRVPKPKCSKLRTHQCIDYGVNETDPNKVVYSWETGDDRFLFRQFHTGIWYSCEENIHDESERCRSFIDLAPASEKGMLWLSVVSEMLYILLLMVGFSLMCMELVHSSNVIDGLKLNAFAAVFTVLSGLLGMVAHVMYTQVFQVTVSHGPPDWRPYNWDYGWSFCLAWASFTCCMGASVTTLNSYTKTVIEFRHKRKTFEQTIREENAREAYGYFRDNSLHSISKSVDVYSSQSLKSGRRTPMPTTSLDFVDLAASLGEEQC